The following proteins come from a genomic window of Puniceicoccus vermicola:
- a CDS encoding BlaI/MecI/CopY family transcriptional regulator → MKKKPSDFELQVLGVLWEAPGLTVREVRERLPDGKERAYTSVLSVMQVMRKKGLLEKEKSSSGGGDLWTAVVDREEISKPILQRLTQQIFRGRPSLVMQQLLDSENVDYEEIAEIRKLLASLEEEKK, encoded by the coding sequence ATGAAAAAGAAGCCTTCTGATTTCGAGTTACAGGTGTTGGGGGTGCTCTGGGAGGCGCCCGGATTGACGGTGCGGGAGGTGCGGGAGCGTTTGCCGGATGGGAAGGAGCGGGCCTATACGAGCGTCCTTTCTGTGATGCAGGTCATGCGGAAGAAGGGGCTGCTGGAGAAGGAGAAAAGTTCTTCGGGGGGCGGTGATCTTTGGACCGCGGTGGTTGATCGCGAAGAGATTTCGAAGCCGATTCTTCAACGGCTGACCCAACAGATCTTCCGGGGACGGCCGAGTCTGGTCATGCAGCAACTGCTCGATTCGGAGAATGTTGATTACGAAGAGATCGCGGAGATTCGCAAGCTGTTGGCCTCTCTCGAGGAAGAGAAAAAATAG
- a CDS encoding metallopeptidase family protein, translated as MKAEAGARLMATAGQVVESTMQELPEEIREIAVEIPVLLFEKVPRRLIEEGLEPDLLGLFEGGDLGEEDQAGQARIYLFLENLFDFADGDQKTFCDEVRGTLLHELGHLLGFDEEDLVVRGLD; from the coding sequence ATGAAGGCGGAGGCCGGAGCCCGGCTCATGGCTACGGCGGGACAGGTCGTCGAATCGACCATGCAGGAGCTCCCGGAAGAGATTCGAGAGATTGCCGTCGAGATTCCGGTGCTGCTCTTTGAGAAAGTGCCGCGGCGTTTGATCGAAGAAGGCTTGGAGCCGGATCTCCTCGGATTGTTCGAAGGGGGAGACCTAGGAGAGGAAGATCAGGCCGGGCAGGCCCGGATCTACCTATTTCTGGAAAACCTCTTCGATTTTGCCGACGGGGATCAGAAAACTTTTTGCGATGAGGTCCGCGGCACCCTTCTTCACGAGCTCGGGCACCTTCTCGGGTTTGACGAGGAAGATTTGGTCGTACGCGGTCTGGATTGA
- the mgtE gene encoding magnesium transporter: protein MSHAESPLPESPTAVDEFSLGELILFAESHELKTLDAGRLARTSPHTVARFLERLAVDDRRVVLRLLNIEEVADVLSEMESDDAAEVLGRMRENRAVQVLEALDPDDSADIFGELKKAEQKRLLGGVDPQTADTVRTLISYPKDSAGGVMTTDVATVSRQMTVRQAVDHIQTLNNRFEHIHYVYVVDDEGKLIGTVSMRDLVISKTDDSIGDIMKSELRGVLDVMMDQEDVALEMAKHNFHALPVVDSGNLLLGMVTDDDIIDIINQEATEDFQKALGAGGDEAIHDPILNSVCRRSPWLLVNLLSAFFAGGVISIFEEQISHLTILAVCMPIVASLGGNAGGQTLAIVIRTLALGGLERKDSKSVLIREAFKAGLNGILVGMISAVAVGFLAGRWDVSIVLFVAMILSMTYAGLAGALIPITLRKMNLDPAQSSQMFLTASTDIVGFAIFLGLGSLFLL from the coding sequence ATGTCGCACGCAGAATCTCCTCTTCCCGAATCACCCACTGCCGTTGACGAGTTCTCCCTAGGGGAGCTCATACTCTTCGCCGAAAGTCACGAGCTGAAGACGCTTGACGCGGGAAGGCTGGCGCGGACCTCGCCGCACACAGTCGCGAGGTTTCTTGAACGCCTTGCAGTGGACGATCGCCGCGTCGTCCTCCGTCTGCTCAATATCGAAGAGGTCGCCGATGTTTTGTCGGAGATGGAAAGCGATGACGCAGCCGAGGTTTTGGGGCGAATGCGCGAGAACCGGGCGGTGCAGGTTCTCGAAGCCCTCGACCCGGATGATTCGGCGGATATTTTTGGGGAACTCAAAAAGGCGGAACAGAAGCGCTTGTTGGGCGGAGTGGATCCTCAAACGGCCGATACGGTCCGGACGCTGATCAGCTATCCCAAGGACTCGGCCGGTGGCGTCATGACGACTGACGTCGCTACGGTTTCACGGCAGATGACGGTGCGACAAGCCGTCGACCATATTCAGACATTAAACAATCGGTTCGAGCACATTCATTACGTCTACGTCGTCGATGATGAGGGGAAATTGATCGGAACCGTTTCCATGCGCGACCTCGTCATTTCCAAAACCGATGATTCTATCGGCGATATCATGAAATCGGAGTTGAGGGGAGTTTTGGATGTCATGATGGATCAGGAGGATGTCGCGTTGGAGATGGCCAAGCACAACTTCCACGCCCTGCCGGTTGTCGATTCCGGAAATCTCCTGCTCGGGATGGTAACGGATGATGACATCATTGACATTATTAACCAGGAGGCGACCGAGGACTTCCAGAAAGCACTCGGTGCGGGTGGAGACGAGGCGATCCACGATCCGATACTGAATAGCGTCTGTCGGCGGAGTCCGTGGCTATTGGTCAATCTCCTCTCCGCCTTTTTCGCTGGAGGGGTGATTTCAATTTTTGAGGAGCAGATCAGCCATCTGACCATCCTCGCCGTCTGTATGCCGATCGTGGCCAGTCTCGGGGGAAATGCCGGAGGGCAAACTTTAGCCATCGTGATTCGAACCCTCGCCTTGGGCGGTTTGGAGCGTAAGGACTCGAAGTCCGTTCTCATCCGCGAGGCATTCAAGGCTGGTTTGAACGGCATTCTCGTCGGAATGATCTCCGCTGTCGCGGTGGGATTTCTCGCCGGCCGATGGGATGTCTCGATTGTCCTCTTTGTCGCCATGATTCTCTCCATGACTTATGCGGGTTTGGCCGGAGCCCTGATTCCCATTACCCTGCGAAAGATGAATCTCGACCCTGCGCAGAGCAGCCAAATGTTTCTCACCGCCTCCACGGATATCGTCGGTTTCGCGATCTTCCTCGGTCTTGGCAGTTTGTTTTTGCTGTAG
- a CDS encoding M56 family metallopeptidase, with product MNFDDPREILQLTAEALLHNLWQGWVLAALVYFLLRLIPAARSGLRYGVAFAALILLVLAVPVTIASLSFTGEGDPTSSPLLEISEESGRSESVAVVSVAEPSRSELDRVIDYHEEALAGNARRAGSKSWAAWVVAVWTLGFFAGLMRLLRSMVAVSALRKESEEFAGFSWEGLAQRCGLRKSVPIRVCRRVSVACVLGIVKPVVLLPLSMATAMPREQLEMVIAHEFAHLRRLDPLWNLVQLFAEALLFFNPFLWWISGVVRAEREACCDQEAVRVTGRKKEYLEALLETAQAGLGGKFATASSFAGKGGKGSLLGRVRRLISPQAIPEMRLRWPVLFGWTAVIAVMLIAFQVGSIGVAKVLTAEERIREIEAVGEVYPQPSLERKEEFGRPEKNQEFEVSGVLRGPDGSVPVGRIPIHSFSISGTSSIMASARAGSDGTFTASVRKGRAELLFEPENYAPFEFDLGQFDADRTGLEFILSEGFVGKLRFVDAESGKPLSGVELKTSVNAGRVQGSPKERVSDEEGIVIVEHMSELPLKIEASLSGYGEGLWEKVSIEPGLIEELTLSPTEPLRIEVLSAEDGELLGDVSLRMVFRFSTGLNQSLDKSGPVIATSGEEGDLVATSLGAGSIYYFFVEKEGYESAFIGPLGAGGSTSVELRKSRPIRFEITGLPPTQSEVEVTLSQSLETPSLSSGIGRETVSSPVVGGGATILWSPSVRVPVRMKVADQQLSFSPEEWESGPIAIAFSTSADQPNVDQSSEPTVQLGMLEIRIRTPEGDPEAQGKLVVEYIENGDIKGKVRRMKKRVLELREGVASLKVPYPNRIGIQPEGLIGYWIDPVRSHEISEPGATITVDAVPAGAIYGSVLEENGDPADSLLIGVFRRQKADENRSSNIGVEVKNSATQEDQQNRFLASPLPLGDQYVVSVSREFTYLFSKPVLLDEGAPIKELVLTLPEGIPVEGRLLRPDGSPAAFQWLNLFIEADGGHGFARGGVITDGDGRFVIDGVNPEVRGKTYLEIEDVEGCQPKRWDINFGKSRQEIQLAPGSEVSGRVLDAATGKAVVGAEVYASREPYVPDAWPSWFKGGKTDAQGRFIFTNLPQGNFRMNTRAGKGGEVEVQSGVGEEAVLTVELYEWFDGSLAD from the coding sequence ATGAACTTTGACGATCCCCGGGAGATTCTTCAACTGACGGCGGAGGCGCTGCTTCACAATCTCTGGCAGGGGTGGGTCCTGGCTGCGCTGGTTTACTTTCTTCTACGCCTGATCCCGGCGGCTCGATCCGGTCTCCGCTACGGGGTGGCCTTCGCTGCCTTGATCCTTCTCGTTCTCGCCGTTCCGGTGACGATTGCCTCTCTCTCTTTTACCGGAGAGGGAGATCCCACCTCGTCGCCTCTATTGGAGATTTCGGAAGAGAGCGGGCGGTCAGAGTCCGTGGCTGTGGTGTCGGTCGCCGAGCCCTCGCGTTCGGAGTTGGACCGGGTTATCGATTACCATGAGGAAGCACTGGCCGGAAATGCCCGAAGGGCGGGATCGAAATCGTGGGCGGCCTGGGTCGTGGCGGTTTGGACCCTCGGCTTTTTTGCGGGGCTGATGCGTCTTCTTCGTTCAATGGTGGCCGTTTCGGCATTGAGAAAGGAGAGCGAGGAGTTTGCCGGATTTTCGTGGGAGGGTTTGGCGCAAAGATGTGGGCTGCGGAAATCCGTGCCGATCCGAGTATGTCGCCGGGTATCCGTTGCCTGCGTCTTGGGCATCGTAAAGCCCGTCGTACTCCTGCCGCTCTCCATGGCTACGGCCATGCCCCGGGAGCAGCTCGAGATGGTCATCGCTCATGAGTTTGCCCATCTACGGCGTCTGGATCCGTTGTGGAATCTGGTCCAGCTCTTTGCCGAAGCGCTTTTGTTCTTCAACCCCTTTCTCTGGTGGATCAGCGGAGTGGTTCGCGCCGAGCGGGAGGCCTGCTGCGATCAGGAGGCGGTCCGGGTGACGGGTCGGAAAAAAGAGTATTTGGAAGCTCTTCTCGAAACCGCCCAAGCGGGACTCGGAGGCAAGTTCGCAACGGCCTCCTCCTTTGCCGGGAAGGGCGGAAAAGGCTCCCTTCTCGGGCGCGTGAGGCGGTTGATCAGTCCGCAGGCGATTCCGGAGATGCGGTTGCGCTGGCCGGTTCTCTTCGGTTGGACGGCGGTGATTGCGGTCATGTTGATCGCGTTCCAGGTCGGCTCGATCGGGGTGGCGAAAGTGCTGACTGCGGAGGAACGGATACGAGAGATTGAGGCGGTGGGAGAAGTCTATCCACAGCCGTCACTGGAACGGAAAGAGGAGTTCGGACGTCCCGAGAAGAATCAAGAATTTGAAGTCAGTGGCGTTCTTCGGGGGCCGGACGGATCGGTCCCGGTGGGTCGTATTCCGATCCATTCCTTTAGTATCAGCGGAACCTCTTCGATCATGGCCTCGGCGCGTGCGGGGAGCGACGGGACCTTTACGGCATCCGTTCGGAAGGGAAGGGCGGAGCTTCTTTTCGAGCCGGAAAACTATGCGCCGTTCGAGTTCGATCTTGGCCAATTCGATGCCGACCGGACCGGGCTCGAGTTTATCCTGAGCGAGGGGTTTGTCGGGAAGCTGCGGTTCGTGGATGCGGAATCCGGCAAGCCTCTTTCGGGGGTCGAGTTGAAGACGAGCGTTAATGCGGGAAGGGTGCAGGGATCCCCGAAGGAACGGGTTTCGGATGAAGAGGGAATCGTCATCGTTGAACACATGAGCGAATTGCCGCTGAAAATAGAGGCAAGTCTGTCCGGATATGGCGAGGGTTTGTGGGAAAAGGTGTCGATAGAGCCGGGCTTGATCGAGGAGTTGACCTTGTCTCCGACCGAACCTCTTCGGATCGAGGTGCTTTCGGCGGAGGATGGAGAGCTGCTCGGAGACGTTTCTTTGCGGATGGTGTTCCGCTTTTCCACGGGTTTGAACCAAAGTCTTGATAAGTCCGGCCCGGTCATTGCCACTTCGGGTGAAGAGGGGGATTTGGTCGCTACCAGTTTGGGCGCGGGTTCGATCTATTATTTCTTCGTTGAGAAAGAGGGGTATGAAAGTGCCTTCATCGGTCCGCTCGGTGCGGGCGGATCCACTTCGGTCGAGTTGAGGAAGTCGAGGCCCATTCGATTCGAGATTACCGGATTGCCGCCAACGCAATCGGAGGTGGAGGTGACCTTGAGTCAGTCTCTCGAGACGCCTAGTTTAAGTTCGGGGATCGGAAGGGAAACCGTTTCGTCACCGGTGGTCGGTGGAGGGGCGACGATACTCTGGTCGCCGTCGGTCCGTGTTCCGGTTCGGATGAAAGTAGCCGACCAGCAATTGTCCTTTTCGCCGGAGGAGTGGGAATCGGGCCCGATAGCAATTGCGTTTTCCACGAGTGCGGATCAGCCGAACGTCGATCAGAGTTCAGAACCGACGGTTCAGCTTGGAATGCTGGAGATCCGTATCCGGACTCCGGAGGGCGATCCCGAGGCGCAGGGAAAACTTGTGGTGGAATATATCGAAAACGGGGACATTAAAGGAAAGGTTCGCCGAATGAAGAAGCGCGTTCTCGAGCTGAGAGAGGGAGTTGCTTCGCTGAAAGTTCCGTATCCCAACCGTATCGGGATTCAACCCGAGGGGCTGATCGGCTATTGGATTGATCCGGTTCGCTCGCATGAAATCAGTGAGCCGGGTGCGACGATCACGGTCGACGCCGTTCCAGCCGGAGCGATTTATGGATCGGTCCTTGAGGAAAACGGAGATCCGGCCGATAGCCTTTTGATCGGCGTCTTTCGTCGCCAGAAGGCGGATGAGAACCGTTCTTCCAACATCGGCGTCGAAGTGAAAAATTCCGCGACCCAGGAGGACCAGCAGAATCGGTTTTTGGCCAGCCCTCTTCCTTTGGGGGATCAATATGTGGTCAGCGTCTCTAGGGAATTTACCTATTTATTCTCCAAGCCGGTGCTTCTCGATGAGGGGGCTCCGATAAAGGAATTGGTGCTCACCCTTCCGGAAGGTATTCCGGTGGAGGGGCGCCTCCTGCGCCCGGATGGTTCACCGGCCGCGTTTCAATGGTTGAATCTCTTTATCGAGGCCGATGGCGGGCATGGATTCGCACGCGGGGGCGTGATTACCGATGGTGACGGACGGTTCGTGATCGACGGGGTGAACCCGGAGGTGCGGGGAAAGACCTATCTGGAGATTGAGGACGTGGAGGGCTGTCAGCCGAAACGGTGGGATATCAATTTTGGCAAGTCCCGTCAGGAGATCCAGCTTGCTCCAGGGAGCGAAGTGTCGGGAAGGGTTTTGGATGCCGCAACGGGGAAGGCCGTTGTCGGGGCCGAAGTCTACGCCTCGCGTGAACCCTACGTGCCGGATGCTTGGCCTAGCTGGTTCAAGGGAGGAAAGACGGATGCCCAGGGACGCTTCATTTTCACCAACCTGCCTCAAGGGAACTTTCGGATGAACACTCGGGCAGGCAAGGGCGGCGAGGTGGAGGTCCAGTCTGGGGTCGGCGAAGAAGCGGTGCTCACGGTGGAATTGTATGAGTGGTTTGACGGGAGTTTGGCTGACTAG
- a CDS encoding inositol monophosphatase family protein, producing MTRKDFSMKELSHESVAAFLSFAEKIAREVGVGIADRFRSRSFSVENKEDGSPVTEADQEAEKYLRSCIEKEFPEHGIIGEEFGAKGTGQEFIWVIDPIDGTKSFVHGVPLFGTLIGLLYRRRPLVGVIHQPVLDRLASGDNRQAWLNGEQIRVRKERPLSEATLLMTDPSDSLLLERGDSYKNLIREAGVVRSWGDCFGYLSLVMGQADIMIDPILNPWDMLPLLPVLRGAGAVVSDCNGGPPEDGTSLLATTSRSLQQRVLRGLEDFPMIAR from the coding sequence ATGACCCGCAAAGATTTTTCGATGAAGGAGTTGAGTCACGAAAGCGTTGCTGCGTTCTTATCCTTCGCTGAGAAGATCGCTCGCGAGGTCGGGGTTGGCATTGCTGATCGTTTCCGCAGTCGTTCTTTTTCAGTGGAAAACAAGGAAGATGGCTCTCCGGTGACCGAAGCGGATCAAGAAGCGGAAAAATACCTCCGAAGCTGTATTGAAAAAGAATTTCCAGAGCACGGGATCATCGGGGAGGAGTTCGGTGCGAAAGGAACGGGACAAGAATTTATCTGGGTCATCGACCCCATTGACGGGACCAAGAGTTTTGTTCATGGCGTACCGCTCTTTGGAACTCTGATCGGCCTTCTTTATCGTCGCCGCCCATTGGTGGGCGTGATCCACCAGCCGGTGCTCGATCGGTTGGCATCCGGGGATAACCGTCAGGCTTGGCTCAATGGAGAGCAGATCCGAGTGCGCAAAGAGCGTCCCCTGTCGGAAGCGACCCTCCTCATGACCGATCCGTCGGATTCGCTTTTGTTGGAAAGAGGGGATTCCTATAAAAATCTGATCCGGGAGGCCGGCGTAGTTCGCTCCTGGGGAGATTGTTTTGGCTACCTTTCCCTCGTCATGGGGCAGGCCGATATCATGATCGACCCGATACTCAACCCCTGGGACATGCTTCCGCTGTTACCGGTGCTACGAGGGGCCGGAGCCGTTGTTTCGGATTGCAACGGGGGTCCGCCGGAAGATGGAACATCCCTGTTGGCTACGACTTCCCGCAGTCTGCAGCAAAGAGTTCTGAGAGGGCTGGAAGATTTCCCGATGATCGCCCGATGA
- the thrS gene encoding threonine--tRNA ligase has protein sequence MPAMTPLEEIRHSSAHILATALLRLFPEAQLDIGPPTKDGFYYDVDLDHSLTAEDLEKLETEMKRIIKENQRFERFELSREEATQLIKEMGQETYKLGRLADIPEGETISFYRNGEFTDLCAGTHVNYTKKVKAFKLLNVAGAYHRGDEKNKQLQRIYGTAFASKEELEQYLQRLEEARARDHRKIGRDLKLFHIDDKVGQGLVLWAPNGAIIRQELQNFISRKLAHQGYQQVFTPHIGKLGLFRTSGHFPYYKDSQFAPVLEHDSLEQLAHEGCSCSELSNRLSEGDVDGYLLKPMNCPMHIRIFDSQPHSYRDLPVRLAEFGTVYRWEQSGELNGLTRVRGFTQDDAHIFCTPEQVNSEIKGCLDLVREVFEALGMKDYRVRLGLRDPESSKYTGSDENWDKAEAALKEAVKVIGVNYTEEPGEAAFYGPKIDFVVEDVIGREWQLGTVQVDYNLPERFDLNYIGADNQKHRPVMIHRAPFGSLERFTGVLTEHFAGNFPTWLAPEQVRLLPMNDELVSYAEEIEAGLKAKGFRVGKDYQADKLGAKIRRAETAKVPHMLVLGKREREEGRVSLRSRIDPSAPASLTVVEFAEWLSQEVASQRLPEFRQQ, from the coding sequence ATGCCCGCAATGACACCATTGGAGGAAATCCGACATTCCAGCGCCCATATTTTGGCGACTGCCCTTTTGCGCCTTTTTCCGGAGGCCCAGCTCGACATCGGGCCGCCCACCAAGGACGGTTTTTATTACGACGTCGATCTGGACCATTCTCTCACCGCAGAGGATCTGGAGAAGCTCGAGACCGAGATGAAGCGGATCATCAAGGAGAACCAGCGCTTTGAGCGTTTCGAACTCTCACGCGAAGAGGCCACCCAGCTCATCAAGGAGATGGGGCAAGAAACCTATAAATTGGGCCGCCTCGCCGACATTCCCGAGGGCGAAACCATTTCTTTCTATCGCAACGGCGAATTCACCGACCTTTGCGCCGGGACTCACGTCAACTACACCAAGAAGGTCAAAGCTTTCAAATTGCTGAACGTGGCGGGTGCCTATCACCGCGGCGACGAGAAAAACAAGCAACTGCAACGGATCTACGGAACTGCCTTCGCCTCAAAAGAGGAGCTTGAGCAATATCTCCAGCGACTGGAGGAGGCCCGCGCCCGCGATCACCGCAAGATCGGCCGCGATCTCAAACTTTTCCACATCGACGACAAGGTCGGTCAAGGTTTGGTGCTCTGGGCTCCCAATGGTGCCATCATCCGGCAAGAGCTTCAGAATTTCATTAGCCGTAAGCTCGCGCATCAGGGATATCAGCAAGTTTTCACCCCACACATCGGGAAACTCGGGCTCTTCCGCACTTCCGGACACTTCCCCTATTATAAGGACAGCCAGTTCGCCCCGGTTCTCGAGCACGATAGCCTCGAACAATTGGCTCACGAAGGCTGCTCCTGCAGTGAATTGTCAAACCGTCTCTCCGAAGGCGATGTCGACGGCTATCTCCTCAAGCCGATGAACTGTCCGATGCACATACGCATCTTCGACAGTCAACCACACTCGTACCGCGACCTCCCGGTTCGCCTTGCCGAATTCGGCACGGTGTATCGCTGGGAACAATCCGGGGAGCTCAATGGGTTGACCCGCGTTCGCGGTTTCACGCAAGACGATGCGCACATTTTCTGCACGCCGGAACAAGTTAACTCCGAGATCAAAGGCTGTCTCGATCTCGTGCGCGAGGTCTTCGAAGCGCTGGGTATGAAGGATTACCGCGTGCGCCTCGGCCTCCGCGATCCCGAATCGAGTAAGTACACCGGTAGCGACGAGAATTGGGACAAAGCGGAGGCGGCTTTGAAAGAGGCCGTCAAAGTAATAGGCGTAAACTATACCGAAGAGCCCGGAGAAGCCGCATTCTACGGACCGAAGATCGACTTCGTTGTCGAAGATGTCATCGGTCGCGAATGGCAACTCGGAACCGTGCAGGTGGATTACAACCTACCGGAACGCTTCGATCTGAACTACATCGGTGCTGACAATCAAAAGCACCGCCCGGTCATGATTCACCGGGCTCCCTTCGGATCTCTCGAGCGTTTCACGGGCGTCCTTACCGAGCATTTTGCCGGAAACTTCCCGACGTGGCTCGCTCCCGAACAGGTTCGTTTGCTTCCGATGAACGACGAACTGGTCTCCTACGCCGAAGAAATTGAAGCAGGCCTCAAGGCCAAGGGCTTCCGGGTCGGAAAAGATTACCAAGCTGACAAACTGGGCGCGAAGATCCGCCGAGCAGAAACGGCCAAGGTTCCTCACATGCTGGTCCTCGGTAAGCGGGAGCGGGAAGAAGGCAGAGTATCGTTGCGCAGTCGGATCGATCCGAGCGCTCCGGCAAGCCTTACCGTTGTCGAATTTGCCGAATGGCTGAGTCAGGAAGTTGCCTCACAGCGACTCCCAGAGTTCAGACAGCAGTAG
- a CDS encoding LpxI family protein, whose protein sequence is MSILSRFLPNPFIEGAPITLISGRGSYPRLTAKRIREAGLDLNLIALKGETPEDVWEDFPDEKRRLVKIGQIGRLVKSLHKFKTRYVVMVGQIQPRRLFGDIQPDLRAIKILASLKEKNAATIFGAIVNEIEGAGCTVLDARAFIDQDLADAGKMTKIKQSCDSEHLAHGIHIARESARLHIGQGVLVRKGTVLAVEAFEGTDDMLKRGGGFKTDQKIFVKIPHPDHDFRFDVPVFGIRTLKTMIESGITTAALATDQTVILDKEAVLQEATKAGVEILGFNPGTENIL, encoded by the coding sequence ATGAGCATATTATCACGCTTTCTCCCCAACCCCTTTATAGAGGGAGCTCCGATTACCCTAATTTCGGGGCGGGGCTCCTATCCACGCCTGACAGCGAAACGGATCCGCGAAGCAGGGCTCGACCTGAACCTCATTGCCCTAAAAGGAGAAACACCAGAAGACGTCTGGGAAGACTTCCCCGATGAGAAACGACGGCTGGTGAAGATCGGACAAATCGGAAGGCTGGTAAAGAGCCTCCACAAGTTCAAAACCCGCTATGTGGTAATGGTTGGCCAGATCCAACCGCGCCGGCTCTTCGGCGATATCCAACCTGACTTGCGGGCGATCAAGATCCTTGCCTCTCTCAAAGAGAAGAACGCCGCCACGATTTTCGGGGCCATCGTTAATGAAATCGAAGGCGCTGGATGCACGGTTTTGGATGCCCGCGCCTTTATCGACCAAGACCTGGCCGACGCAGGCAAGATGACCAAAATAAAGCAATCCTGTGATTCCGAACACTTGGCCCACGGCATTCACATTGCCCGCGAGTCCGCTCGACTCCACATAGGCCAAGGCGTTCTCGTCCGCAAGGGCACCGTCCTCGCCGTCGAAGCTTTCGAGGGAACAGACGACATGCTCAAACGCGGTGGCGGCTTCAAGACTGATCAAAAGATCTTCGTCAAGATTCCCCATCCCGATCACGATTTCCGCTTCGACGTGCCCGTCTTCGGCATTCGAACACTTAAAACAATGATCGAATCCGGAATCACCACTGCGGCACTGGCAACCGATCAAACCGTCATCCTCGATAAAGAAGCGGTTCTCCAAGAAGCAACAAAAGCCGGAGTTGAAATTCTTGGATTCAATCCGGGAACTGAAAACATTCTCTAG
- a CDS encoding heme-binding protein has protein sequence MSATEQAYPETPVGEIEIKKLPGATLIVSKSGKSYFEEDNQLFRPLFRYIQDRDIAMTTPVEAEINPGEMFFYIGDGVESEELTNTDDVTVRELPERSVASIGVRGSYSSSNFQEAKAKLEAWLANQSDWRATGDAKGVFWDGPFTLWFLKRFEVHIPVEEKEEQGS, from the coding sequence ATGTCTGCCACCGAACAAGCCTATCCGGAAACGCCGGTCGGGGAGATCGAGATAAAGAAGCTACCGGGCGCGACCCTGATCGTCTCGAAATCGGGAAAGAGCTATTTCGAAGAAGACAACCAGCTTTTTCGACCACTCTTCCGCTACATCCAAGACCGAGACATCGCCATGACGACTCCCGTCGAAGCCGAAATCAATCCCGGCGAGATGTTCTTTTACATCGGTGACGGCGTAGAGTCAGAAGAATTGACCAACACAGACGACGTTACCGTCCGCGAACTCCCGGAGCGTTCAGTGGCCAGCATCGGAGTCCGCGGCAGCTACAGCTCGTCCAACTTTCAAGAAGCGAAAGCGAAACTCGAGGCATGGCTGGCGAACCAGTCGGATTGGCGAGCGACCGGCGACGCGAAAGGAGTTTTCTGGGACGGACCATTTACCCTCTGGTTTCTCAAGAGGTTCGAGGTTCACATTCCCGTCGAAGAGAAAGAAGAGCAGGGATCCTGA